The sequence GGGAGATGAAGTATGAACGCCGGTAGGATCCCGAAACACATCTCGCTCGATATATCTGTGAAGAAGCTTACGAACCCCAGGGCTATGACGTTTCTGAACCCTATGGGCTCGGGTTCAAGGTCTCCGGAAGCCTTCTCCTGAGGACACATGCCGACCTAGAATAAACTATAAACGATGCTATTTAAGGAAACTGATTCCTGAGCGTTCCAGGAGTCTCCACCTAGGACCCTCGGCCGTGTCCTGAAGCTCCACACCCACCTCTCTGAGCCTGCTCCGTATCATGTCTGATAGATCATAGCGCTTCTCCCTTCTGAGTATTTCACGAACATCTACTATAAGCGAGATAAGCTTCTCCATAAGCTCGGTGGAAACCTCGGTTTTACGTGCTTCGAGTATGCCGAAAACCCTCCGAACCATGTCTAAGAACCCTATCACCTCCTTCTTCACCTCCGCGTTCAGCTCGTCGCGCCCCGAGGTAAGCCTGTTAAACTCCCTTATGTAGCCGAACAGCACGGCTAACGCGCCAGGCGTATCCAAGTCGTCGTCCATACGCTCCTCAAACTCCGCCCTAGCCCGCCTAGTGGCCTCGAGCAGTTTCCTCTCGACCTCGTCCAACGGCCTGTCGACGGGCTTCATAGACCTAACCCTCTCGACCACGTCGGATATTCTCCGGACGTTCTCCGCGGCCATCTTCACGGCGTTCTCGTTGAAGTCTATGTCGCTCCTGTAGTGTGCGGAGATGTAGAACATTCTCAAAACATCCCTACCCCACTTCTCGAGAGCGACTAACAGGTTCACAACGTTGCCTTTACTCTTGCTCATCTTCTCACCGTTTATGGTTAACAAGCCACAGTGAACCCAGTACCTCACGAAGGGCTTCTTACCCGTGTATGCCTCGGTCTGAGCTAGCGAGTTCTCATGATGCGGGAAGACGAGCTCCCTCGCACCGCCGTGTATATCGATCTGCTCCCCGAGGTATTTGACGCTCATCACAGAGCACTCTATATGCCATCCCGGGAAGCCGTAGCCCCAGGGGGACCTCCACCTTAACGGATAATCCTCCGGCGCCGCCTTCCAGAGGGCGAAGTCAGCCGGGTTACGTTTCCTAGGGTCAGGCTCGACCCGGTGCTTTATAAGCTCCTCCCTCTTAACCCCTGAAAGCTTACCGTAGTCTTCGAACTTAGAGACGTCGAAGTATACGTTCCCGTCTACGACATACCCGTAGCCTTTTTCGACGAGCTTCTCGACCATCTCGATTATCTCCATTATATGCCCGCTGGCTCTCGGCTGGATGCTCGGCCTCTCGTTCCCGAGCTTATCCATCGCCTCCAGATATTCTAGCGTATACTTATCCGCTATCTCCATCGGGTGGAGACGCTCCCTCTTAGCCCCGACCATCATACGGTCCTCGCCTATGTCCTCGAGTATGTGGCCTACGTCTGTGATGTTGCGGACATACTTCACACGATACCCCCTGTACTTGAGCCACCTGACGAGTATGTCGTAGACGACGCTCGCCCTCCCATGACCTAGGTGGGGGCTATCGTAGACAGTCGGACCGCATACATACATGCGTACGACTTGAGGCTCGATGCTTTCGAAGACCTCCTTGCGTCTAGTCATCGTGTTGAAAAGCCTTATGGGCATGGTTACCGACTCTACACATGGAGTTCTTGCCTTAAAACAGTTTCTTAGCGTCCAGGTGGGATAGAGATTGTTAAGGAAACTTTAAATAGAATCCTTCTCGTCTTCTCCTAGAGGCTGGAGGGCTGAGGTTGAAGAGGAGGGCTCATGCTCACGGG comes from Candidatus Bathyarchaeota archaeon and encodes:
- the cysS gene encoding cysteine--tRNA ligase produces the protein MTRRKEVFESIEPQVVRMYVCGPTVYDSPHLGHGRASVVYDILVRWLKYRGYRVKYVRNITDVGHILEDIGEDRMMVGAKRERLHPMEIADKYTLEYLEAMDKLGNERPSIQPRASGHIMEIIEMVEKLVEKGYGYVVDGNVYFDVSKFEDYGKLSGVKREELIKHRVEPDPRKRNPADFALWKAAPEDYPLRWRSPWGYGFPGWHIECSVMSVKYLGEQIDIHGGARELVFPHHENSLAQTEAYTGKKPFVRYWVHCGLLTINGEKMSKSKGNVVNLLVALEKWGRDVLRMFYISAHYRSDIDFNENAVKMAAENVRRISDVVERVRSMKPVDRPLDEVERKLLEATRRARAEFEERMDDDLDTPGALAVLFGYIREFNRLTSGRDELNAEVKKEVIGFLDMVRRVFGILEARKTEVSTELMEKLISLIVDVREILRREKRYDLSDMIRSRLREVGVELQDTAEGPRWRLLERSGISFLK